Genomic segment of Candidatus Flexicrinis affinis:
GATTATAGAGAGCGCGCGGCGCGAGTGCTACTAATCGTCAGGGTTCCGTCAATTGCCGGCACCGATGATTGTGTTTACAATTCGGCGGTGTCGTCCACGCATTAGAAAACGACTGCATGCTCCTTCGCGCGTATCGCCTGACCGACCGACTTTCGCTCATCTTCCTGAAGACCATCGGCGTATTGTCGTCGCTGCTGGCCGATGGACTGCTGATCTTTGCGGGCAAACCCGTCGGACAGCGATCCGGCATATTGGGGTTGGTCGGCTTCGTCGTGTCGGTGATCGTGGCGATTCTCGCTGCCATCGGCACCGTCCTGGCACCTGTCGGCAGGTTGATATTACGGCTCTTCGGCATCAGCGTGACATCGACCGCCAGCGGGTATCAGGGCGCGATGGCCCGCCGTTCGGCACGTTCGGACATGCGCTCTGCCGTGCAAGAGGACCCGCTGCGCGCACGTAACCGCGCCTTGAGCGCGCTGCTCGCGCTGAGCTTGATCGCCGTTATTGTCGTGATCCTGTGGGCCACCCAGCCCCGGCCGCAAACCGTGGCCGTTCTGCCAAACCCCGACCTTGCGATCGTCGGCGCGGCGACCGCAACGCCGACCAATGTAGTTCCGATTGCCGTCGCGTCGCCAATCCCGACCGCCACGCAAATCCCGGCCGTGCTTCAGTCACGCGGGAGCATTTCGTACACCGTGCGCGAGAACGGCCAGACCGACCTGTGGGTTGTGCCAGTCACGAGCCGTCAGCCCCTGCGCATTACCAACGACGCAGCCGACGAACGTGACGCAGTATGGTCGCCTGATGGCACAAAGCTCGCCTACGCCTCGAATCAAGACGGCAATTGGGAACTGTACATCTACGATCTCATCACGTCGCAGACCCGCCGCATGACCTTCAACCTCGCGTTCGAAGGCGCACCGTCGTGGTCGCCGGACGGCAACTGGCTCGTGTATGAGACGTATCAAGGCGGCAGCTTCGACGTCTACGTGCTGCCCGTGACCGATGTGAACGCAAGCGTGCAGGCGATTGTGCAGCATCCCAGCGCGGACATGCGCCCTGCGTGGTCGCCACAAGAGGGACAGCAAGGTCGGCTGATCGCGTTCGTCAGTTGGCGCGACGGAAACGGCGACATCTACATCGTGTCGCTAGACGACATCGGCTCGCCCTACAACCTGACGCGCACGGCCGGAATCGACGAGGATTACCCGTCTTGGTCGCCGGATGGCCGCTACCTCGCCTACAGCGCACTGGACGCTGGAATCGAGAAAGTCTTCGTACACGACATGAACGATCCCAACGCGGCGCCGCAGGTGATCGGGCGCGGGCGCGCACCGGCATGGTCGCCAGATGGCACGGCGCTGGTCGCGGCGGTCGATACGCGCAGCGCAACCGACCTAACGGTGTATCCGTTCGGCGGCGCGGATGCGATCCCGCAGTTGATCCGCGTGCCGGCGCGTTCGAACAGCCCATCGTGGACGGGTCAACCGCTGCCCTCTGCCCTCGTCAACAGCGGAGGGCTGCCGTCAGGCACGTCGGCGTTGTACACGGAGCAGGAGACGCAGTTCGCCAACGGGCTGTACCCGCTGGGTATCCTGACACGCAACGTGCAAGCGCCAAGCCCGCGGCTCAGCGATCGAGTCAACGATTCGTTCAACGCACTGCGCGAGCGGGTCAATTCGCTCACCGGGCGCGACTTCCTCGGGCGGCTTGACGACGCGTTCTGGGACATCAATCAACGCCCGCAGTTGGGCGAAGAAGTCCGAAATTGGCATAAGACCGGCCGCGCCTTCTCGATCAACAAGAACAGCGCGCTCGCCGGCTTCCCGCGCGAGGTCGAGATCTTCCGCGAGGATACCGACATCGAGACGCGCTGGCGCGTGTTCGTGCGGGTCGCTGAAGATGCCCAGTCCGGCCAGCTTGGTGAACCGCTGCGCGGCCTGCCGTGGGACTTCGAGGCTCGAACCAGCGGCGACGTCTCGGCCTACGAGGCCGGCGGCAAGCTGCGCGACTCGATCCCTGAAGGCTATTATGTCGACTTGACCGACGTTGCTGCGGACTTCGGGTGGCTGCCCTATCCCGCTTCTTCGGACTGGCGCCTCAATTTCAACGCCATCAATTACTGGATGTTCCACAAGCCCGACGGCTTGAGTTGGTTGCAAGCCATGCAGGAACTGTGGACAGACGATCAGCTCGGCGGGTTCCTGCCCACCCCCACGCCCAACCAGCAAGCATCGACCGGGGGCTGATATGGGTCGGAGTAGCTTCGCCGCCGCGGTGATCCTGTTCGCAGCTGTCGCCGGACTGGTCGCGCTGCTGTCCAGCAACGCCGACCCGACTGCTGGAACCCTGCGGCCCGTCGTCCCGACCGAACCGGTCAACACCGGCCCTTCACAGCCGTGGCAGGACATCCTGCGTATCGGCGTTAGCGGCGCTGGAACACCAGTACCGACGGTCGCGCTGCCCGGCCAGAGTTTCGTCGTGCCAACGCTTCCGGTCGACACGCAGCCGACGTCTGCCCCGCTTCCCGCGGGTGAGCTGGTTCAACGAGTCGTGATCGACGCGCCGCTGTCGGGAGTCACCGCGACCCCGGCCGCAGTCGCCGCGCTTGACACGACGGCCGTGCCGATCGCGACCCGATTGGCGCAGACCCCGCGCCCGGTACCGACCAATCCACCGTCGCTTCCCGTCCCGCTGGCGATCGACCCGCGCGACCACTACTGGTTTGTTCGGCCAATCGACGCCGACCGCACCAACCGCGGCCTCGACTACTATGAATACGGCACCGATGGTCCGCGCGAAGACCCGTATCCGATCCACCACGGTATTGACGTCGCCAACGAAATCGGGACAACCGTACGCGCCGCTGGCAGTGGCGTTGTGATTTTCGCCACCAGCGAGGACACGCCGATCTTCCAGGGTTCACCGTCGTACGGAAACGTGGTCGTCATCGAGCATGACTACGTCTATCAACGTCAGCCGCTGTGGACCCTGTACGCCCACCTCGAAGCGCCGCTCGTTTCGGCTGGGGAGCGTGTGGTCACCGGCCAGGCGATCGGACTGGTCGGCAACACCGGGCAGACGGGCGGCCCGCACGTCCATTTCGAGGTCCGCGTGGGCACCAATACGTATGGATCGACGTACAACCCGGTGCTGTGGCTCGCGCCGTATGTCAACCGTGGCACGATTGCCGGCAAAGTGGTCGACGCACGCGGCAACTTCATCGACGATGCCGACGTCAGCCTTGTGATTGCCGGCACCACGCGCGATGTCACGACGACCTACGTCTTCCGTGGCAGTGGTTCGCAGGTCAACCCGGACCCAGTTTGGGGCGAGAACTTCGTATTCAGCGACGTTCCGGTCGGCCGTTATGAGGTTGTCGCGACAATCAACGGCCGACGCGTCTCGCAGACCGTCTCGGTGCGTCAGGGCGTGACCTCATTTGTCGAGCTCGCGCCGCCAGAAGCCGAAGTCGCCACCCAGACCCCTTAATTGGCGCTATACTTGAGGATGCGTCAGGCAGTCGGCGGGAATACGCGGTTGTCACCGTTCGCGCGATTACGCTAGACTGCAGACCTTGCAGCCGTTCATATTGACGGAGCCGAGCATGAAGACTCGCTTTGTAGTTCGACTCGCGGGGATCGTCGCCGCACTCGCCGCGCTCGTTGTTGGCGCCAGTGCGCAGGGTCAGCGCAGCATCACGCTGGGCGAGCCGATCGTCGGCGAAATCTCTCCGCTAACCCCAGCGCAAATCTATACGCTGTCCGCCGCTGCTGGCGACGTCGTCAACGTCGGCCTCACGTCGCAGCCCGGGTTGGTCCTCTCGTTTGTGGTGACTGACAGCGCGGGCAATCAGCTCGCTGCCGCCAGCGATGCCAGCGGAAGCGGCAGTGTGTCCGCCCTGAATATCACGCTGGTCGAAGGCGCCAACATCATCGCCATCTTTGCCTCGATCGACTCGGTCGAGCGAATTGGCCAATATCGGCTCCTTGTTGAGGCCGCCGGGGATACACCCGCTCCGGCCGAAACGTCGGCACCGGAGGCCACAACCGACGCGCCTGCCGCGACGCCTGAACCTGTCGCGACGACCGAGCCAGCAACCGATGTCAGCGCCGACCCGACCGATGGATTCCAACTCGGTCAGGTCCTGACCACCACAGGCTTGCAAGTACAACTCGACTGGCTGTCCACGGCCGACCTCAATCTCGAGGTTCGCGATCCGTTCGGCGAGCGCCTGTTCTTCGACAGCCGCACGAACCAGAACGGCGGGTCTTTCGGGTTTGACGTAAACGGCTTGTGCGAAGTCCTCAACAGCCCGGCGACCGAGACCGCCAACTATGCTGCCGGTGCAATCCCCGTTGGCAGCTACGAAGTGCTTGTGTACTACCGGCAAGACTGCGAGAACAATGGGCCTCAGCCCTTCT
This window contains:
- a CDS encoding peptidoglycan DD-metalloendopeptidase family protein, whose translation is MGRSSFAAAVILFAAVAGLVALLSSNADPTAGTLRPVVPTEPVNTGPSQPWQDILRIGVSGAGTPVPTVALPGQSFVVPTLPVDTQPTSAPLPAGELVQRVVIDAPLSGVTATPAAVAALDTTAVPIATRLAQTPRPVPTNPPSLPVPLAIDPRDHYWFVRPIDADRTNRGLDYYEYGTDGPREDPYPIHHGIDVANEIGTTVRAAGSGVVIFATSEDTPIFQGSPSYGNVVVIEHDYVYQRQPLWTLYAHLEAPLVSAGERVVTGQAIGLVGNTGQTGGPHVHFEVRVGTNTYGSTYNPVLWLAPYVNRGTIAGKVVDARGNFIDDADVSLVIAGTTRDVTTTYVFRGSGSQVNPDPVWGENFVFSDVPVGRYEVVATINGRRVSQTVSVRQGVTSFVELAPPEAEVATQTP
- a CDS encoding PD40 domain-containing protein; amino-acid sequence: MLLRAYRLTDRLSLIFLKTIGVLSSLLADGLLIFAGKPVGQRSGILGLVGFVVSVIVAILAAIGTVLAPVGRLILRLFGISVTSTASGYQGAMARRSARSDMRSAVQEDPLRARNRALSALLALSLIAVIVVILWATQPRPQTVAVLPNPDLAIVGAATATPTNVVPIAVASPIPTATQIPAVLQSRGSISYTVRENGQTDLWVVPVTSRQPLRITNDAADERDAVWSPDGTKLAYASNQDGNWELYIYDLITSQTRRMTFNLAFEGAPSWSPDGNWLVYETYQGGSFDVYVLPVTDVNASVQAIVQHPSADMRPAWSPQEGQQGRLIAFVSWRDGNGDIYIVSLDDIGSPYNLTRTAGIDEDYPSWSPDGRYLAYSALDAGIEKVFVHDMNDPNAAPQVIGRGRAPAWSPDGTALVAAVDTRSATDLTVYPFGGADAIPQLIRVPARSNSPSWTGQPLPSALVNSGGLPSGTSALYTEQETQFANGLYPLGILTRNVQAPSPRLSDRVNDSFNALRERVNSLTGRDFLGRLDDAFWDINQRPQLGEEVRNWHKTGRAFSINKNSALAGFPREVEIFREDTDIETRWRVFVRVAEDAQSGQLGEPLRGLPWDFEARTSGDVSAYEAGGKLRDSIPEGYYVDLTDVAADFGWLPYPASSDWRLNFNAINYWMFHKPDGLSWLQAMQELWTDDQLGGFLPTPTPNQQASTGG